A region of the Oncorhynchus nerka isolate Pitt River linkage group LG26, Oner_Uvic_2.0, whole genome shotgun sequence genome:
tcttccacatgtttggtgtgtctcccaggtggcttgtggcaaactttaaacaacactttttatggatatctttaagaaatggctttcttcttgcctctcttccataaaggccagatttgtgcaatatacgactgattgttgtcctatggacagagtctcccacctcagctgtagatctctgcagttcatccagagtgatcatgggcctcttggctgcatttctgatcagtcttctccttgtatgagctgaaagtttagagggacggccaggtcttggtagatttgcagtggtctgatactccttccatttcaatattatcgcttgcacagtgctccttgggatgtttaaagcttgggaaatctttttgtatccaaatccggctttaaacttcttcacaacagtatctcggacctgcctggtgtgttccttgttcttcatgatgctctctgcgcttttaacggacctctgagactatcacagtgcaggtgcatttatacggagacttgattacacacaggtggattgtatttatcatcattagtcatttaggtcaacattggatcatttagagatcctcactgaacttctggagagagtttgctgcactgaaagtaaaggggctgaataattttgcacgcccaatttttcagtttttgatttgttaaaaaagtttgaaatatccaataaatgtcgttccacttcatgattgtgtcccacttgttgttgattcttcacaaaaaatacagttttatatctttatgtttgaagcctgaaatgtggcaaaaggtcgcaaagttcaagggggccgaatactttcgcaaggcactgtacgtaTTACTTATGACAGTGATTATGCAGGTGTATGTTAGAGATGTATTAACTCCCGCCTCCCCTTCCTGTCCCTCTGTAGGTGCGGAGTCGTCCCCTGCCCACCTGGTGTCTAGCGGCCGGGCGGCTCGGAGGAGCTTCAGTTTGGAAAAAGCTCCCTGAGTGAGAGAGTCTCGGAGAGACAGGCCAGCACAGAGCCTGCCAGGAGACGACCAGGTCAGACAAGATCATCTACATACGTGCTTTATATCCACTCCATTTGAAAAACAATTGATAGTATATTTAGCCTGATGGGACGCAGAAAAAGTGTGTGTCATTCATTTCTTGTAACCTCTTGATCTTGTAAAGGTATATGTAGTGTGAACTGATTGGTGACTTACCAGGCATTCAATTGGTTTCAATTGCAGGGAGACCCAAAGgttcagggaagaagaagaaccTGTCAGACAGCACCAATAAGAACGCAGCCCCTCTGCTCAGCTGGCCGGCTGTGGCTGTCCCCAGGAAGAGGGCCTGTGAAAATCTGTTCCAGCTCAACGGGACTCCCAGGAAGGCCCTGAGGGGGACGAGGGAGGCACACCTGTTCCCCCTGCCCCCGGCCCCTGTCTCTACACCGACCAAGGGCCTGTTCAGCAGCAGCTCCTTCGAGGTTGACTCCTTCAGCAGCATCGCTAACGGCTACTCCTCCTTCTGTAGCACCCAGCCCACCGGCATGTCCCTGGGTTCCAGGACCGGGCCCTATGTCCAGAGACGGAGGCCCGGCGAGGTGCCGCGGAGCAGCAGGAAGAGCAGTCAGGAGTTCCTGGTCAAACTGGATCACGAGGGGGTGACTTCACCCAAGACGAAGAACAGCAAGGCCCTGTTGCTGCTGGGCGGTGGCTCTGGGTTCGGGGCCAAAGGCGTGGGCGGCCTCCCCAGGCCTGAGGCCTACTCCCACCCAGTCCTGCTGGTCAAGGACAACAGGAAGGGAGTTTCTACCTCAAGGGCTGAGCTCCTCCTTAAGGGTGCCCCTCCTCCACAGAGGAAGGCTTCTCCCTCCCTGGCTATTGGGGAGTACGGTGTCGGCGAGCTTGGTCTCAGCTGCCATCGGGACTGCCACAGCTCCTACTCAGACCTGGacaatgaagaggaggaggagaggaggaggagaaggggggctGCGCTGGCCACAGCAGCCTCTGGAGGACTGAGGACGGCGGGAAGCTTTCTCTCGCGCCTCTCcgtctcatcctcttcctctggttCCTCAAGTTCGTCCAGCTCAGGCTCCATGTCCAGTTCCAGCCTGTGCTCCTCGGATAACGACTCGTCCTACAGCTCGGAGGATGAGGAGAGCTCCACGCTGCTGCTACAGAGCTGCCTGTCCTCCCACCATGGCCTGCTGCAGTCCCCTGAGCCCCCGGCTGCAGCCGGACCCCACCAGGGCCAACAGTCCTTCGTGGCCAAGGCCGTGGCCGTATCCAACACCAAGGCAGGAGGAGCCACCAACGACCACAGTGCCAACAACAAGCTTCTCAAAAGGAAGGAGTGTAGCAGCTCGTCCCCCTCCAAACCCCCCAGAGACCTGGTGAAGAGGCAAAGGGTTATCCCTGGTGATGCAGGACCAAGACCCAAGATGAACACGTTCCTACCGGGAAGACAGATGTGGCGGTGGTCGGGGAACCCCACTCAAGTGAGACACGGGTTGATCTTTCTATGGTCATTAAGTTTATGCCAATCTATTCCTGCCCTAACCCTCTCACAATCATCCATATCTTAGTTACATGAGACCCTAACCCTCTCACAATCCTCCATATCTTAGTTACATGAGACCCTAACCCTCTCACAATCCTCCATATCTTAGTTACATGAGACCCTAACCCTCTCACAATCCTCCATACAATAGTTACATGAGATCCTAACCCTCTCACAATCCTCCATACAATAGTTAAATGAGACCCTAACCCTCTCACAATCCTCCATATCTTAGTTACATGAGATCCTAACCCTCTCACAATCCTCCATACAATAGGTACATGAGACCCTAACCCTCTCACAATCCTCCATAGCAGAGGTACATGAGACCCTAACCCTCTCACAATCCTCCATAGCAGAGGTACATGAGATCCTAACCCTCTCACAATCCTCCATAGCAGAGGTACATGAGATCCTAACCCTCTCACAATCCTCCATACAATAGGTACATGAGACCCTAACCCTCTCACAATCCTCCATAGCAGAGGTACATGAGACCCTAACCCTCTCACAATCCTCCATAGCAGAGGTACATGAGACCCTAACCCTCTCACAATCCTCCATAGCAGAGGTACATGAGACCCTAACCCTCTCACAATCCTCCATATCAGAGGTACATGAGATCCTAACCCTCTCACAATCCTCCATAGCAGAGGTACATGAGATCCTAACCCTCTCACAATCCTCCATATCAGAGGTACATGAGATCCTAACCCTCTCACAATCCTCCATATCAGAGGTACATGAGATCCTAACCCTCTCACAATCCTCCATAGCTTAGTTACATGTGACCCTAACCCTCTCACAATCCTCCATATCTTAGTTACATGTGACCCTAACCCTCTCACAATCCTCCATAGCAGAGGTACATGAGACCCTAACCCTCTCACAATCCTCCATAGCAGAGGTACATGTGACCCTAACCCTCTCACAATCCTCCATACAATAGGTACATGAGATCCTAACCCTCTCACAATCCTCCATATCAGAGGTACATGAGATCCTAACCCTCTCACAATCCTCCATATCTTAGTTACATGTGACCCTAACCCTCTCACAATCCTCCATAGCAGAGGTACATGAGACCCTAACCCTCTCACAATCCTCCATAGCAGAGGTACATGAGACCCTAACCCTCTCACAATCCTCCATAGCAGAGGTACATGTGACCCTAACCCTCTCACAATCCTCCATACAATAGGTACATGAGACCCTAACCCTCTCACAATCCTCCATACAATAGGTACATGAGACCCTAACCCTCTCACAATCCTCCATAGCAGAGGTACATGAGACCCTAACCCTCTCACAATCCTCCATATCAGAGGTACATGAGACCCTAACCCTCTCACAATCCTCCATAGCAGAGGTACATGAGATCCTAACCCTCTCACAATCCTCCATAGCAGAGGTACATGAGACCCTAACCCTCTCACAATCCTCCATAGCAGAGGTACATGAGACCCTAACCCTCTCACAATCCTCCATAGCAGAGGTACATGAGACCCTAACCCTCTCACAATCCTCCATAGCAGAGGTACATGAGACCCTAACCCTCTCACAATCCTCCATAGCAGAGGTACATGAGACCCTAACCCTCTCACAATCCTCCATAGCAGAGGTACATGAGACCCTAACCCTCTCACAATCCTCCATAGCAGAGGTACATGAGACCCTAACCCTCTCACAATCCTCCGTAGCAGAGGTACATGACCTTTAGAGCTGCACTATTGACCAGAGATACCAACTACTTAAGGTGACTTTAAGCACGCCTAGACTGGTATTCAATCCAACACAATAATCAACCTGTGCACTGAGGGTGACTTCTAAAGGACATTTCTCCTTGAGCTGACAGCCACATAGTTTAACAGCCACATAGTTTACAGCCACATAGTTTACAGCCACATAGTTTACAGCCACATAGTTTAACAGCCACATAGTTTACAGCCACATAGTTTAACAGCCACATAGTTTACAGCCACATAGTTTACAGCCACATAGTTTAACAGCCACATAGTTTACAGCCACATAGTTTACAGCCACATAGTTTACAGCCACATAGTTTACAGCCACATAGTTTACAGCCACATAGTTTAACAGCCACATAGTTTACAGCCACATAGTTTAACAGCCACATAGTTTAACAGCCACATAGTTTACAGCCACATAGTTTAACAGCCACATAGTTTACAGCCACATAGTTTAACAGCCACATAGTTTACAGCCACATAGTTTACAGCCACATAGTTTAACAGCCACATAGTTTACAGCCACATAGTTTAACAGCCACATAGTTTACAGCCACATAGTTTACAGCCACATAGTTTACAGCCAACGTGATCTCCCAAAACATCAGGGAAATGTCTTTTAAAAGTTTATCGTATTGAACAGGACGTTTCTCTGAGTTGTATTGAATCCCGCTCCCTAGTTCCTAGACGtgactgtgtgttctgagtgttcCTGTGTCTCCACAGAGGCGGGGGCTGAAGGGGAAGTCCAGGAAGCTGTTCTACAAGGCCATCG
Encoded here:
- the LOC115119686 gene encoding BAH and coiled-coil domain-containing protein 1-like yields the protein MNRAKYKEILDNLLRTSDLGEVKGPLSMATVNENILKGASVSGGFWALAALSWMFVQRQSRCSLRGRGCVPTGANALAAYTQATYAKRPGGSEELQFGKSSLSERVSERQASTEPARRRPGRPKGSGKKKNLSDSTNKNAAPLLSWPAVAVPRKRACENLFQLNGTPRKALRGTREAHLFPLPPAPVSTPTKGLFSSSSFEVDSFSSIANGYSSFCSTQPTGMSLGSRTGPYVQRRRPGEVPRSSRKSSQEFLVKLDHEGVTSPKTKNSKALLLLGGGSGFGAKGVGGLPRPEAYSHPVLLVKDNRKGVSTSRAELLLKGAPPPQRKASPSLAIGEYGVGELGLSCHRDCHSSYSDLDNEEEEERRRRRGAALATAASGGLRTAGSFLSRLSVSSSSSGSSSSSSSGSMSSSSLCSSDNDSSYSSEDEESSTLLLQSCLSSHHGLLQSPEPPAAAGPHQGQQSFVAKAVAVSNTKAGGATNDHSANNKLLKRKECSSSSPSKPPRDLVKRQRVIPGDAGPRPKMNTFLPGRQMWRWSGNPTQRRGLKGKSRKLFYKAIVRGRDTVRVGDCAMFLSAGRPHLPYVGRIENFWESWSANMVVKVKWFYHPEETKLGQRHRDSKHALYQSCHEDENDVQTISHKCQVVSREEYEHMARGQKPSSSVTTQGLYYLAGTYDPTSGQLLTAEGVAIVC